The Canis aureus isolate CA01 chromosome 24, VMU_Caureus_v.1.0, whole genome shotgun sequence genome includes a window with the following:
- the EIF4E2 gene encoding eukaryotic translation initiation factor 4E type 2 isoform X3 — MNNKFDALKDDDSGDHDQNEENSTQKDGEKEKTERDKSQGSSKRKAVVPGPAEHPLQYNYTFWYSRRTPGRPTSSQSYEQNIKQIGTFASVEQFWRFYSHMVRPGDLTGHSDFHLFKEGIKPMWEDDANKNGGKWIIRLRKGLASRCWENLILAMLGEQFMVGEEICGAVVSVRFQEDIISIWNKTASDQATTARIRDTLRRVLNLPPNTIMEYKTHTDSIKDNSSFRNTKITL, encoded by the exons ATGAACAACAAGTTCGACGC ATTGAAAGATGATGACAGTGGGGACCATGATCAGAATGAAGAAAACAGCACACAGAAAGATGGTGAGAAGGAAAAAACGGAACGAGACAAAAGTCAGGGCAGCAGTAAGAGGAAG GCTGTTGTCCCTGGGCCAGCAGAGCATCCCCTGCAGTACAACTATACTTTCTGGTACTCCAGAAGAACCCCTGGCCGTCCCACCAGCTCACAGAGCTATGAACAGAATATCAAACAGATCGGCACCTTTGCCTCT GTGGAGCAGTTCTGGAGGTTTTATAGCCACATGGTACGTCCTGGGGACCTGACAGGCCACAGTGACTTCCATCTCTTCAAAGAAGGAATTAAGCCCATGTGGGAG GATGATGCAAATAAAAATGGTGGCAAGTGGATTATTCGACTGCGGAAGGGCTTGGCATCCCGTTGCTGGGAGAATCTCATCCTGGCCATGTTGGGGGAACAGTTCATGGTTGGGGAGGAGATCTGTGGGGCTGTGGTCTCTGTCCGGTTTCAG GAGGACATTATTTCAATATGGAATAAGACTGCCAGTGACCAAGCAACCACAGCCCGCATCCGGGATACCCTTCGGCGAGTGCTTAACCTACCTCCCAACACCATTATGGAGTACAAAACCCACACCGACAGCATCAA
- the EIF4E2 gene encoding eukaryotic translation initiation factor 4E type 2 isoform X2: MNNKFDALKDDDSGDHDQNEENSTQKDGEKEKTERDKSQGSSKRKAVVPGPAEHPLQYNYTFWYSRRTPGRPTSSQSYEQNIKQIGTFASVEQFWRFYSHMVRPGDLTGHSDFHLFKEGIKPMWEDDANKNGGKWIIRLRKGLASRCWENLILAMLGEQFMVGEEICGAVVSVRFQEDIISIWNKTASDQATTARIRDTLRRVLNLPPNTIMEYKTHTDSIKAWEEFHGLVNSSGR; this comes from the exons ATGAACAACAAGTTCGACGC ATTGAAAGATGATGACAGTGGGGACCATGATCAGAATGAAGAAAACAGCACACAGAAAGATGGTGAGAAGGAAAAAACGGAACGAGACAAAAGTCAGGGCAGCAGTAAGAGGAAG GCTGTTGTCCCTGGGCCAGCAGAGCATCCCCTGCAGTACAACTATACTTTCTGGTACTCCAGAAGAACCCCTGGCCGTCCCACCAGCTCACAGAGCTATGAACAGAATATCAAACAGATCGGCACCTTTGCCTCT GTGGAGCAGTTCTGGAGGTTTTATAGCCACATGGTACGTCCTGGGGACCTGACAGGCCACAGTGACTTCCATCTCTTCAAAGAAGGAATTAAGCCCATGTGGGAG GATGATGCAAATAAAAATGGTGGCAAGTGGATTATTCGACTGCGGAAGGGCTTGGCATCCCGTTGCTGGGAGAATCTCATCCTGGCCATGTTGGGGGAACAGTTCATGGTTGGGGAGGAGATCTGTGGGGCTGTGGTCTCTGTCCGGTTTCAG GAGGACATTATTTCAATATGGAATAAGACTGCCAGTGACCAAGCAACCACAGCCCGCATCCGGGATACCCTTCGGCGAGTGCTTAACCTACCTCCCAACACCATTATGGAGTACAAAACCCACACCGACAGCATCAA ggcctgggaggagTTTCATGGCCTGGTGAACAGCAGCGGCCGCTGA
- the EIF4E2 gene encoding eukaryotic translation initiation factor 4E type 2 isoform X1 — protein MNNKFDALKDDDSGDHDQNEENSTQKDGEKEKTERDKSQGSSKRKAVVPGPAEHPLQYNYTFWYSRRTPGRPTSSQSYEQNIKQIGTFASVEQFWRFYSHMVRPGDLTGHSDFHLFKEGIKPMWEDDANKNGGKWIIRLRKGLASRCWENLILAMLGEQFMVGEEICGAVVSVRFQEDIISIWNKTASDQATTARIRDTLRRVLNLPPNTIMEYKTHTDSIKMPGRLGPQRLLFQNLWKPRLNVP, from the exons ATGAACAACAAGTTCGACGC ATTGAAAGATGATGACAGTGGGGACCATGATCAGAATGAAGAAAACAGCACACAGAAAGATGGTGAGAAGGAAAAAACGGAACGAGACAAAAGTCAGGGCAGCAGTAAGAGGAAG GCTGTTGTCCCTGGGCCAGCAGAGCATCCCCTGCAGTACAACTATACTTTCTGGTACTCCAGAAGAACCCCTGGCCGTCCCACCAGCTCACAGAGCTATGAACAGAATATCAAACAGATCGGCACCTTTGCCTCT GTGGAGCAGTTCTGGAGGTTTTATAGCCACATGGTACGTCCTGGGGACCTGACAGGCCACAGTGACTTCCATCTCTTCAAAGAAGGAATTAAGCCCATGTGGGAG GATGATGCAAATAAAAATGGTGGCAAGTGGATTATTCGACTGCGGAAGGGCTTGGCATCCCGTTGCTGGGAGAATCTCATCCTGGCCATGTTGGGGGAACAGTTCATGGTTGGGGAGGAGATCTGTGGGGCTGTGGTCTCTGTCCGGTTTCAG GAGGACATTATTTCAATATGGAATAAGACTGCCAGTGACCAAGCAACCACAGCCCGCATCCGGGATACCCTTCGGCGAGTGCTTAACCTACCTCCCAACACCATTATGGAGTACAAAACCCACACCGACAGCATCAA AATGCCAGGCAGGCTGGGCCCCCAAAGGCTCCTTTTTCAAAACCTCTGGAAGCCGCGGTTGAATGTGCCatga